One stretch of Lysobacter sp. TY2-98 DNA includes these proteins:
- a CDS encoding GGDEF domain-containing protein, producing the protein MRGSSVAIALGLAALLSASGACAAPFSEALVQADGVRATDPQRFSALLAQLEARRSEATSTERQHLRLLENYQRVIRGDYQSANEDLGHLFDEAVEPDVKYRAGLLIANSAALTRDFVTGLRYLDSTSALAGRVSAETRDLGDEVAGTMFIQFGRPALALQHAQALLARKTTPRTRCIAEHIRYEARYLIDGTVDESGLQNAIRDCSVQRETIAVNLLRNTLARYWAKNSRGSDAVALLERSLPEVESTGYKRLISEVRSTLADLMLARGDAAAAVEHADRIVSLDDKGAASAASVTAHRVLYEVALQRGQLDKALRQYREYAEADKAYLDDVRAREYAFRLTQYELNQKNQSIALLKSQNQLLLLQQKAANASAWNTRLAIALLLVLVASVGYWGWRARRMHGSLRALAETDGLTGLSNRRHFRARSEAALALCAQRKRPACVLLFDLDHFKQINDQCGHSSGDWVLREVARVGRLHCREQDLFGRIGGEEFAMTLVDCDADAAMRTAEACRRAIAAIDASEAGCGQPVAASVGVVTTAASGYDYEALIAHADAAMYRSKVAGRNRVTLYERPPVPQPGVTTVIDRRNAEAMLKQY; encoded by the coding sequence ATGCGAGGGTCGTCTGTCGCGATTGCACTGGGGCTGGCAGCGTTGCTGTCAGCTTCTGGCGCTTGCGCAGCGCCTTTTTCCGAGGCGTTAGTGCAGGCTGACGGTGTGCGGGCGACCGACCCGCAACGGTTTAGCGCGCTTCTCGCACAGCTGGAAGCCCGACGCTCCGAGGCAACGTCAACAGAGCGCCAGCATCTGAGGCTGCTGGAGAACTATCAGCGGGTCATACGCGGCGACTATCAGAGCGCTAATGAAGACTTGGGGCATCTGTTCGATGAAGCGGTAGAGCCGGACGTGAAGTATCGCGCCGGTCTGTTGATCGCCAACAGCGCGGCGTTGACACGTGATTTCGTGACTGGCCTGCGTTATCTGGACAGCACCTCAGCGCTCGCTGGCCGTGTTTCCGCGGAGACTCGGGACCTCGGTGATGAAGTCGCCGGCACCATGTTTATCCAGTTCGGTCGCCCGGCGCTTGCACTCCAGCACGCCCAGGCGCTGCTTGCGCGAAAGACAACGCCGCGCACGCGGTGCATCGCTGAGCACATCCGTTACGAGGCCCGCTATTTGATCGACGGCACTGTCGACGAAAGCGGCCTGCAGAACGCTATACGCGACTGCTCCGTGCAGCGCGAAACCATTGCAGTCAATCTGCTTCGAAATACCTTGGCGCGCTATTGGGCGAAGAACAGCCGCGGCAGCGATGCCGTTGCGTTGCTCGAGCGCAGCCTTCCGGAAGTGGAGTCCACCGGATACAAGCGGCTGATCTCTGAGGTGAGGAGCACTCTGGCCGACCTCATGCTGGCACGCGGCGACGCTGCCGCGGCTGTCGAGCATGCGGATCGGATCGTGTCGCTCGACGACAAGGGCGCGGCCTCTGCCGCCAGTGTGACTGCGCACCGCGTCCTGTACGAAGTTGCGCTGCAACGCGGTCAGCTCGACAAGGCGCTGCGGCAGTATCGCGAGTATGCGGAGGCTGATAAGGCGTACTTGGATGACGTCCGGGCGCGCGAGTACGCATTTCGACTCACGCAGTACGAGCTCAACCAGAAGAACCAGTCCATTGCGCTTCTGAAAAGTCAGAACCAGCTGCTTCTGCTTCAGCAGAAAGCGGCAAATGCATCGGCTTGGAACACCCGCCTCGCCATTGCGCTCCTCCTCGTGCTGGTTGCCTCTGTCGGCTATTGGGGCTGGCGCGCGCGGCGCATGCACGGGTCGTTGCGTGCGCTTGCCGAGACGGATGGACTCACGGGGCTCTCGAACCGCCGCCACTTCCGCGCACGTTCGGAAGCTGCACTCGCCCTGTGCGCACAACGCAAGCGCCCCGCGTGCGTGCTGCTCTTCGACCTCGATCACTTCAAGCAGATCAACGACCAGTGCGGGCACTCGTCCGGCGACTGGGTGTTGCGTGAAGTCGCGCGCGTCGGTCGTCTGCATTGCCGCGAGCAGGATCTGTTCGGGCGCATCGGTGGCGAGGAGTTCGCGATGACGCTGGTCGATTGCGACGCCGACGCGGCGATGCGCACGGCCGAAGCCTGCCGTCGTGCGATCGCGGCGATCGACGCGAGCGAGGCGGGTTGCGGGCAGCCGGTGGCGGCGAGCGTGGGCGTGGTCACGACGGCCGCGTCGGGCTACGACTACGAGGCGCTTATCGCGCATGCCGATGCGGCGATGTACCGGTCAAAGGTCGCGGGTCGCAATCGCGTGACGCTCTACGAGCGACCACCCGTGCCGCAGCCCGGCGTCACGACGGTCATCGACCGCCGCAACGCCGAGGCGATGCTCAAGCAGTACTGA
- a CDS encoding GNAT family N-acetyltransferase: protein MTRMRNATRLRLVDEGDRDLYRTLYSSQDVMRAIGEPLDRETIDAQLSRVVAHNRSNKPGHRAWVIETLTDGHGVGLAALLREGNSAEFGVMLLPGAWQRGIGTATIRRLLLHAFEEMRVELVHASSQSTRAGVIGRLLAPFNLERQDSERLGDSRWLLTRDRWMRERCDLPDPADRSPVSRDA, encoded by the coding sequence ATGACGCGCATGCGGAATGCAACCCGGCTGAGGCTTGTCGACGAGGGCGATCGTGATCTCTACCGCACGCTTTATTCCTCACAGGACGTTATGCGTGCGATCGGTGAGCCGCTCGATCGCGAAACGATCGACGCGCAATTGTCGCGAGTAGTAGCCCACAACCGTAGCAATAAGCCGGGCCACCGCGCGTGGGTGATCGAGACGTTGACCGACGGCCACGGTGTCGGACTCGCTGCACTGCTGCGCGAGGGGAATTCCGCGGAATTTGGCGTGATGCTGCTACCCGGCGCGTGGCAACGAGGGATCGGAACAGCGACGATCCGTCGCCTCCTGCTCCACGCATTTGAAGAAATGCGTGTCGAACTCGTGCATGCAAGCAGCCAATCGACACGGGCCGGCGTCATCGGAAGGTTGCTGGCTCCGTTTAACCTGGAGCGTCAGGACAGTGAACGACTCGGCGATAGCCGCTGGCTCTTGACCCGAGACCGCTGGATGCGCGAGCGGTGCGATCTACCCGATCCAGCGGACCGATCGCCGGTCAGTCGCGATGCATAG
- a CDS encoding GNAT family N-acetyltransferase: MRRLRPIDADLFRRLYTCPQVMESVGPPLTVEEANDAFVRACTHNAGDSPGHRFWTVERAGEKVGIVALVRSEASGEIGLLLTPEAWTGNYSRPVLRRVINHCFRAMSLDEVVAESKDGIRERVSRRLLSDFPFERIAAATGRARWRLTREAWARARRKTAPNDA; this comes from the coding sequence TTGCGCCGCCTGCGCCCCATTGATGCTGACCTGTTTCGCCGTCTTTACACATGCCCGCAGGTGATGGAGTCAGTCGGGCCGCCTCTGACGGTCGAGGAAGCGAACGATGCCTTCGTTCGTGCCTGTACGCACAACGCCGGTGATTCGCCCGGCCACCGATTCTGGACCGTCGAGAGGGCGGGTGAAAAAGTCGGGATCGTTGCCTTGGTCCGAAGCGAAGCTTCCGGAGAGATTGGCTTGCTCCTCACGCCGGAGGCGTGGACCGGCAACTATTCCAGACCGGTTTTGCGGCGTGTCATCAACCATTGCTTCCGGGCGATGTCACTTGACGAAGTAGTCGCCGAAAGCAAGGACGGGATCCGCGAACGTGTTTCCCGCCGCCTGCTGAGCGATTTCCCCTTCGAACGAATCGCGGCAGCGACCGGCCGGGCGCGTTGGAGGTTGACCCGCGAAGCATGGGCCCGCGCGCGTCGTAAGACCGCTCCAAACGACGCTTAG
- a CDS encoding SAM-dependent methyltransferase, with translation MEQSRPGYLACVGLGMMLGAHLTPRSRNTIEQADVVFVLASDGLVERWVEEMHPDVRSLQPYYAEGKNRRTTYEEMVGAILAEVRAGRRVCAAFYGHPGVFAQVAHDAIAVARSEGFDAEMQPGISAEDCLYADLGIDPGRFGCQHFEATQFLCCDRPVDTAGYVVLWQVALAGDRSFTRYSTTSAYRNLLVEKLSTFYPAQHEVIVYEAPTIATHQPRMDRMPVNALASAELHMHSTLVIGPARRLAPDQKMLAALEAIENGSRTGRRGRPTLVVVKDDTRMEEAQ, from the coding sequence ATGGAACAGTCCCGTCCGGGATATCTGGCCTGCGTGGGCCTCGGCATGATGCTCGGCGCCCACCTGACGCCGCGCTCGCGCAACACGATCGAACAGGCCGACGTCGTCTTTGTCCTCGCCTCCGACGGACTCGTCGAGCGCTGGGTCGAGGAGATGCATCCCGACGTGCGCAGCCTTCAGCCCTACTACGCCGAAGGCAAGAACCGGCGCACGACGTACGAAGAGATGGTCGGCGCGATCCTCGCCGAAGTGCGCGCCGGTCGACGCGTGTGCGCGGCGTTCTACGGGCATCCCGGCGTGTTCGCGCAGGTCGCGCACGACGCCATTGCAGTCGCCCGCAGCGAAGGGTTCGATGCCGAAATGCAGCCCGGTATCTCCGCGGAAGATTGTCTTTACGCGGATCTCGGCATCGATCCGGGCCGCTTCGGTTGCCAGCATTTCGAGGCGACGCAGTTTCTCTGCTGCGACCGGCCGGTCGATACCGCCGGCTACGTAGTCCTCTGGCAGGTCGCGCTCGCGGGGGATCGCAGCTTTACGCGCTACTCCACCACGTCGGCTTATCGCAACCTACTCGTGGAAAAGCTGTCGACGTTCTATCCCGCGCAGCACGAAGTCATCGTCTACGAAGCACCGACGATTGCCACCCACCAGCCACGCATGGATCGAATGCCGGTGAATGCCTTGGCGAGCGCCGAACTGCACATGCATTCGACTTTGGTGATCGGACCGGCCCGTCGCCTTGCCCCCGATCAGAAGATGCTCGCCGCACTCGAGGCTATCGAGAACGGCAGCCGAACCGGCCGCCGTGGGCGGCCGACCCTCGTCGTCGTCAAAGACGACACCCGCATGGAGGAAGCGCAGTGA
- a CDS encoding cupin, with amino-acid sequence MTARVLRGPEVTTSRPWGAVPAADFGELAAHIHWTDAAYPWHVNDGDELFVVLDGEVLMQWRAHDRAPVEDTLLRTGDVWSARDGVVHRAIPQGEARVLVVEKRDADVLVDGA; translated from the coding sequence ATGACCGCGCGCGTCCTGCGCGGTCCCGAAGTCACGACGTCCCGCCCCTGGGGCGCCGTGCCAGCCGCCGACTTCGGCGAGCTCGCCGCCCACATCCACTGGACCGATGCCGCCTACCCCTGGCACGTCAACGACGGCGACGAGCTGTTCGTCGTCCTCGACGGCGAAGTGCTCATGCAGTGGCGCGCCCACGATCGCGCTCCGGTCGAGGACACCCTGCTGCGCACGGGCGACGTCTGGTCGGCGCGGGACGGTGTCGTCCATCGCGCGATTCCGCAGGGCGAGGCACGGGTGCTGGTGGTGGAGAAGCGCGACGCGGACGTGCTGGTGGACGGCGCCTGA
- a CDS encoding LysR family transcriptional regulator has translation MAVFAAVLDAGGFTAAGGRLGLTKGAVSKAVGRLERHLGTRLLNRTTRRVAATEAGDALLAYCRTVVQQADAAEQHLGVLRDVPRGLLRITATISFGVARVSPLLTGLVARHPDVQVALRLDDTVADLVGDRFDLAIRIGRLPDSGLVARRLGAIHGSVVASPDYLARRGTPHTPADLVDHDCLRYDEHARTWSVPGLELPIGRGIAVDNTLGQLQVALAGGGLALLADYIAEPHVQSGALVRVLADDVRSRIDVHALHPYARTPPQKVTAAIAYFAECLAT, from the coding sequence ATGGCCGTGTTCGCCGCCGTACTCGACGCCGGTGGGTTCACCGCGGCGGGCGGGCGGCTGGGCCTGACCAAGGGCGCGGTGAGCAAGGCGGTCGGCCGGCTCGAGCGCCACCTCGGCACACGCCTGCTCAACCGCACGACGCGCCGGGTCGCGGCAACCGAGGCCGGCGACGCGCTGCTCGCCTACTGCCGGACGGTGGTGCAGCAGGCCGATGCTGCCGAACAGCACCTGGGCGTGTTGCGGGACGTGCCCCGCGGCCTGCTCCGCATCACCGCCACGATCAGCTTCGGCGTCGCTCGTGTGTCGCCGCTGCTGACCGGCTTGGTTGCGCGCCATCCGGACGTGCAGGTCGCGTTGCGCCTGGACGACACCGTCGCGGACCTCGTCGGCGATCGTTTCGACCTCGCCATCCGCATCGGTCGCCTGCCCGACTCCGGGCTGGTGGCACGGCGTCTCGGCGCGATCCACGGCTCGGTGGTGGCGTCACCCGACTACCTCGCGCGTCGCGGCACGCCGCATACGCCCGCCGATCTCGTCGATCACGACTGCCTGCGCTACGACGAACACGCGCGCACCTGGTCGGTGCCGGGGCTGGAGTTGCCGATCGGACGCGGCATCGCGGTGGACAACACGCTGGGCCAGCTGCAGGTGGCGCTCGCCGGTGGCGGCCTCGCGCTGCTCGCCGACTACATCGCCGAGCCGCACGTGCAGAGCGGCGCGCTGGTGCGCGTGCTCGCCGACGACGTGCGTTCGCGCATCGATGTGCATGCACTGCATCCGTATGCACGCACGCCGCCACAGAAGGTGACTGCGGCGATCGCGTATTTCGCGGAGTGTCTGGCGACGTAG